From the Paenibacillus tianjinensis genome, the window AAATCGATAGCTTAGAGCGTTCTGTGAGGATAAGATTGGAACAAACAAGAATAGAAAGTTTTAAAAAGGAGAATCGGGATGAGACTGTTTGAACTGTTGCTTTTTTTATCAAATATCGGCTGTTTAGCATTAACAGTCCTATTAACAAAGGGACGGCGTAGAATTCCAGTATTCGTTGCAAGCGGGATCGCTACACTTTTACTGGTCATTCATTGGGCGGTGGAAGGATACAGGGTTCAGCTATTGTTCCCGTATTGTATAACGATCCTTTTTTTGGCGGTTTCAGGTTATCGCTTTTTTAAGAAAAACGGCCCCAATAAAATTCCGCGATTCCTGTCGGGTGCAGCTTATACCGCTATAGCGGTAATGCTGGCCGTAACAGCGGTCCTCATGTATGCATTTCCGGTATTTAAACTACCTGAACCGGCAGGCGAATTTAAGGTAGGCACGCAAACTTTTCATTTCGTGGATACCCATAGGAAAGAGATGTTCGGCGAAAGCAGAGAAGGGAATAGAGAATTAATGGTTCAGGTATGGTATCCGGCTCAAGCCGGCACCGGCAAGTATACTCCCTTTATTCCTGAACCCCGGATCTTACGCTATATGGCCGCGGACTATGGGCTTCCCGGGTTTACTTTTGGGCACCTGAGGTACGTATCCAGTCATACTTATTCGGGGGCCGAAGCCTCTTCGGCACAGACTTCATACCCGCTGATTCTTGCGAATCCCGGCAACGGCTCTTCCAGGTTCCTCCACACGTCGCAAGCCGAATCTCTCGCGAGTCACGGATATATCGTGGCAATTATCGACCACACCTACAATACATTTGCCACTGAGTTTCCAGACGGGCGAATCACGACCAGCACAACCAACGACTTATTCTCACCCGGCAATGATTACCGGACCGGAAGAGAAATTCGCGACAAGCTGGGAAAAGTCTTAACCGAAGATGTGACGTTTGTGCTGGACCAATTCCAGCTCATCCAATCAGGGCAGATTCCAAGTCATCTACAAGGGAAGATTGATCTGGGGCATGTCGGGGTGTTCGGTCATTCCATCGGTGGAGCAACGGCCTATGACGCTGCTTACGATCCGCGGATCGCGGTTGGCATAGACCTTGATGGAGGACTTTATCGTCTGCGTGACAGAGAGGGCCTGCGAAAGCCGTTTTTGTTCATTAACTCGGAAAGCTATTCCGAAAAATTAAAAAGGGTGATGGACAACCGGGTCTACACGGATGCAGAGCTTAAACGTATGGGCTCAACTAGAGAGTGGGAGGATCAAGTCACAGAAGATAAAAAGCTGGAGCTTGAACGGATGCGTGAAACAGCCGGCGCAGGGGGGCGAGTCCTATCTATTGAAAATACGGAGCATTTAAATTTTACCGACGTCCAGTTCATTTCACCGATCTTCAAAAGGCTGGGCATTACAGGAAAGATAAAGCCTGAAAGAGCGGACGCCGTTATCAATGCCTACATGCTGGATTTCTTCGATATGTATCTGAAAAATCAAGGCGGAATGTTACTAAAAGGACCGGATAGCCGCTTCCCGGAAGTGAAGTTCGTAAATTTGCTGCTATAAAAAAGGAAAGGGCACGATCCCGCACATTTCCGCCAGGGAGATGCACTGATCGTGCCCATAATTCTGCTACAAAAACTTCCGCTGCACCTTTTTGCCGTCATAGGTAAAAAAGGCTTTTTTGTCTTCGACCACGGTTTGCAGGTGTACTGTACGGCCCCAGAGGTTGTAGATATGCGGGAGGGTACGCTCCAGATATTTCAGATCCAGCTCGATGCTCTCGTAGC encodes:
- a CDS encoding alpha/beta hydrolase family protein, producing the protein MRLFELLLFLSNIGCLALTVLLTKGRRRIPVFVASGIATLLLVIHWAVEGYRVQLLFPYCITILFLAVSGYRFFKKNGPNKIPRFLSGAAYTAIAVMLAVTAVLMYAFPVFKLPEPAGEFKVGTQTFHFVDTHRKEMFGESREGNRELMVQVWYPAQAGTGKYTPFIPEPRILRYMAADYGLPGFTFGHLRYVSSHTYSGAEASSAQTSYPLILANPGNGSSRFLHTSQAESLASHGYIVAIIDHTYNTFATEFPDGRITTSTTNDLFSPGNDYRTGREIRDKLGKVLTEDVTFVLDQFQLIQSGQIPSHLQGKIDLGHVGVFGHSIGGATAYDAAYDPRIAVGIDLDGGLYRLRDREGLRKPFLFINSESYSEKLKRVMDNRVYTDAELKRMGSTREWEDQVTEDKKLELERMRETAGAGGRVLSIENTEHLNFTDVQFISPIFKRLGITGKIKPERADAVINAYMLDFFDMYLKNQGGMLLKGPDSRFPEVKFVNLLL